The Cryptomeria japonica chromosome 9, Sugi_1.0, whole genome shotgun sequence DNA segment tgcataaggaagaaaggcaaaaaacaagagaagccatggcagctgcaatgaattccacattgtccacttcgggtcccattggtcacagtcggggtcgtcagtcactttcatcttttggtgacaatgagggtgaggctagtggcactcctgttcgatcagaccctaatttttttgtaccacgcaatgttccaggtgcacaaccttcacttgaaggtacaggatggaatagagagaagcatgaacaagcacggatagcagcttcaaacttttggttttacaataatctatctttcaatgcagcaaacaatgtgtattgggaaagTTTTGTTAATGCATGTACAGTGGCGGGTAAGGGGTCTAAGGCCCCAACAGGTTatgacttcagtgggccattgctagagaaagctgtgaaaaatacagaaggtgtggttgatgatcagaaaaggtattggaagagaaaaggatgcaacattttatctgatggatggacagatggacggaataggactcttctcaacttcttggtggcttcaaatggtgcaatggtattcataaagtctgttgatgcctcaaatgaaataaaaaatgtagagactttgtgtaatctgttggagggtgtggttcgggaagttggagttgagaatgttgtccaaattatcacggacaacgcagctgcatatgtatctgcaggtagaatgcttatgcagaggcatccttcgattacatggagtccttgtgctgcacattgcttggacttggtgctagaggacattgggaagattggatgggtgaagaaggtggttgaagacgcaaaaagtgtcaccaaattcatctacaaccatacttgggtgcttgctttgatgagaaaacacacaaatggcaaggaccttgtgcgacttggagtgacacgatttgctagccacttcatcactttgcagagcattcttagtgccattcctcatcttaagtagatgtttgtgtcagatgcttggttggggtctacatactccaaaagacctgaagcagagaagattgtttgcattgtttttgatgaagggttcaccaaaagtggagaggagttgactgcggtaagtaacaaacacaaaagtaaagtttatacaatcttgtctatttgctgattttattttttaggggttgattttgtactaatttaaaatttgttttaatttttttaggtgacagaacctttggtaagggttcttcgtatggtggatggagagggcatgccaatgggtttcatttatgaggccatggatagggccaaagaggccatttcacattactatcgtggaaatacaagaaaatgtgaaatcttttggcgcatcattgatcgtaggtggacaaaccaactccaccaaccgatacatgccttcgcctactttttgaacccgaaattctacttctttgattcatttagggctgatgaggaggtcatggcaggtgttattacatgctttgataagatgacacctgatcctgagttgagagacaaggttcttgatgagttggaggtgagatttgacatttgcaattgctctatctttatttatgaattcagaaatgttcattattgaatttgagtttgacactttgactatctagtatctagatctgaatttggaaatgttcattgttcaagatctacaaaagtgcagagggagactcttctcatcacaactagcaattgataggagaggaaaacaacaaccaggtaaaaaatttagtaacttagttcaatagtgcaagaaaaaacctacaaacttgattgttacatttttttctcaattctaatatttctaaatgttttttgtagatttatggtgggagaattatggtgccggcacgcctaatcttcaaaagatagctatccgtgttttgtctcagccatgcagtgcttctgggtgtgaacgaaattggagtgtctttgagagcattcacacaaagaagagaaatagattgtcacaaaagcggctcaatgatctagtatttgttcGGTACAACCTTCACCTTTGAGTTAGACAGGTGGAGGGTatttcacatgaggccattgacttggatgaaattgatccatatggtgattggaccatgaatgaacaaaatgatggtgatgatgtcctccttaccgaagaagaaattgcagaaatagagagaggagcagcacaagatgcagaaggagcaagattggatgaaatggaggatgaagatgaggacgaagatgaggatgatgatgaggactttgactttgaagaagaataatttcaccatttagataccacaacacccactgctactacttctagctcaaggcctgaaaaattgagctatattaggaaaaatacaaagaggaagatgtagtcttctctttggtttgttcattcacattgttgtttttcacatttggagttggacttggacatatcattatatgtaattttgtgaatatttatatacttatgctgccattatacattttagagttgaaagttgaaacttgaatatgctgccatgaatgatgaaatttcaaatgttgcatgtttgtagatcatatgacatgtgtaatgtttcaattatggcacttatgttctctaaatgcattaatttctttatgttttttttgtaaaactacggttttttttttgccgagtctttcgcgagtctttcacgagtccgagtccgagtccaaaattttggtttgttgaGTCTGAGGCAagtccgagattttcaactatgattacatcacaaagataactcacaaacttgaaagaaaacaaaaatttcatacttggagtgttaggtgccctgcaccaccaTCGTACGGATATCAAACTGCCAGGGGGAATTCTTTACGGAAACATCATCTGCCAAGAGGTCGTCGTACTGACACTAGATTGCCAAGAATTTCCGTACAACCATCATTGAAGACAAATTGACTGAATAATCAATTTTGTACAGGGATGGATTTGTAGGGAGCAATATCGTACGACCAAGAACACACAGTAAATTGAGTTGTATAAGTTTATGGCGGTCGATTGGGAGGAGGAATTCCGTACGCCCAAGGAAATCTGTACAAGAAAGATGTCCACAAGAGAAGTCCGTACGAACTGGGGCAGGCAGGAATTGAACTGAAAAACAGTTGGGCTAACCGTTTCCCTAGTTTACACCTGGCCTTTGGGTAGTTGTGCAGAAATACGACAGAACAAAAGCAGGCTCTATTGCATATAAATCTTGATTGGAGAATTACAAAATTGAGTTTTGGGAATCCTCAGGATAGAACTAAGGTGCAAATTCTACAACGAGGAGCCATAGCGACACCCAGTAGCAGCAAGAGCAAAAAGACCTGGTTGCGCATACAAAGAGATGATCCTGTAATAGTCCATACATTGACTTGGGAAGGATTGAGCAGAAGTGATTGTCGCACATGGTAGCAGGAAATAGGCGACTCAAATGTAATAAAGAGAAACCTCAAGTGCGCAAGGGGTTGACAAATTCATACAAATGCCAGTCTTTAATATTAAGGAATTTGAGCCCATATTGAAGGCCATGGTGGCATGCTACGACAGACACTCTCACAAAACTACAATGAAGTTCCAAGGCTGCAACATCACCATTTCTTTTTCTGTGATGGAATTTGCTCGCATGTTTGGAATTCCTTCGAAGGGGAATGCGGTTGTAAAGAAGAAGCTGCCAGTAGAACAAAAGAGGAAATTGTTGGACCTAGTGTGCCGAGGTGACTTGACATAGGAGGAGTTGGACAACATTTGGAAGTATGGGAGTAGCAGAGACGAAGGAAACCTTCCTGGCAAACTTCAAATGGAAGTGTATAATGGACGTCATTAAGAGTAGACTCATAGGCACGAGTAGGGCATCCAACCTTGCCGTATGGACGTTGTATTTAATGAATGGATTGAGAAACGACACGGTATACAATTGGGCGGCTTTTCTTTCTGACAGAATCAGGGAGTTCCTTGGGTTGCAGCATAAGGCGTTTTATATGTCGCATTAGGCCattgcattatttttggaggtTGTACAAATAGAAATGCCGGTAGAGAAAAGAGGGCATTTGCAAACACTTCCTAGAGTGGAGCCCTGCAACCCGCCAACCTTCTATTGGATGCACCTTGACACCATGGCAGTAGGCGGGGACCAACCCCTTAGAAAGAAGTGTCGGGAGGACGTGGCCTAGTCAGAGACTGTGGAGAGTGATGGCAATGAGGAAGACACTTTGGAGGCCTCGTTGTCCAAAGGGGAAAGCTCAGAAGATACTTTAGGGTGGTGGCGATAGTTGCAGGAGAGGATGAAGTCGGTGAAGTACTAGTACCATTCGCTGAAGGTGTAGAAGAAACTTGAGCTTCTTGGATAGTTTCCACATCACAGCTTGAGACAATGGCAAATCCTGACATTCCTGCATCCCTTGGTGAAATCCTGTCAGGAGTTCTAGAGAACCATGACATTCCTACGCAAGTTGGCGAAGTAGGGAATGCGACACCTTTGACAGAAGGAAGGGTCCAAGCTACTGTACTAGAGCGAGTGATAGTAAATGTGGACACATCGCCGCCACCCACCAGAGTGGCACCATGGGCAGGGGCGACATTGGCACACTTCACCCCCTCGGTGGGTATAGAGGGCCAGGAGGAGACAATCGACTCATGGGTGCTAGAGACATCGGGAGTTCCTTTAGAGAACCCACCAAATGAGTCACTACCATGTGGCGGAATGGAACTCCATGATGGCGAAGGGAGGACACCATAGGTACAACCGTACAGGAACCCCATGGAGATGGCAAGCCCATAGGAGTGGAGGAATCTTCCTCTCATGGAGCAAAATAGCTTGTACTATGCCTGGGTAGACCCAACCTAGATGATCCCTTCGGTACTATGCAATAGTGTGTTTCCCAATTGGAAGGGATGGCCAAGTTCTTGGGCGATGTGGGACACATGGTGAAGAGTATCAATATTGGGCAGGACCCTTGGATTGGCTGTGTAGCAGAGAGGTTACTGTCATTCATGAAGGAGGGGTATGAAGGAGAATTTTTCCGCTGCTTCACAATTAAGGGATGGCCAAAATAAAAAACCTAGGATATGGTGGATACATGGACCTCCATGCTGGTGGTAGAAGACTAGCACAACATTTTTGGATCATTACGAGGCATGGAGATTGCCTTCTACGATCTGGTTCTGAAACATTGGAAGATGGCAGTCATTCGGGTGGAGTTGGTGACTACGCAGTGGGAACAGGTGATACGAGAAATAGAAGCCGTGCGAAAGACTTTGGTTGACCATATTCAGAAAAGCTAGGAGTAGTTGGCCCAGGAGCACTCACGTGTCATATCTCTTGAAGACACTATGGCCAAGCACGCTCAGGAGTTGGACACAAAGGACAAATTGAAGGCCGCGCTCGAGGAGAAGGTGGCACATTTGGAGGCAAGCCTGGcgagtgttgtgacctttttctacacatcgccccattgcaaatggagaccctccctttttcttgctttggtttttgttggtgtCTTGTGGCCTTCCTCTTTAGTTTGTCAATTTTGAACGGTTTGAGTCTAAAGGATTGAAAGTCAGTTTTTGCAAGCCAGGTGATAACAGAGTCCAGAcaccgtcaaagtgcctagaaacaCCAAAGGACGAAGAATGCAATTGATTTGAacaaatttgaacaactttctatttttagaaagtttgcttttttttgctttttcctattttttaggaagtttcatttttggcatttttagcccgatccctgctatggctatttttagaaagttttccctattttttagggatgcctgctttttgctttttcggagtgGGGACCTAGGGATTGCACTGGTACCACTGACCTACTTCGATCACGATCGAAAATTTTcgagttttgacctaaaaagctaagttcctacattttaggggtcatgatgcTTTAGATGGTTTGCCtgagcatggatttcaaatttcaagttaatctggttaaaattgaagaaattgtcaaaattttaaagtttcttttcaaaaatCTCTAAGTCTGGCTAATCAATGTGTAATGATGAACGTTATGACAAGAGAAATCAAAAGTCCGCTTTGGTATGTGGTGCTTGGGATGGAAAAAGTCCGCCCAAGTTGTGAACTCTCCAAAGGCCGCCTTGTGGAGAGGGATGGAAAGTCCGCTCTGTGGAGAGGGATGAAAAGTACGCCCTATGGAGATGCCCAAAAACTCTGCCCAGGGATATGGTGAATGGCAAGTGGAAGTTAAAAAGTTCGCCCTCCCACTTGAgaacagaataagttgaactccaAAAGTCCGCCTTCTTGAACACTCTAAACTCCGCCCCTTCAAATGAACCCCAAAGTCCACCTTGAAGCATAAGCtaaaaagtccgcccaaggtaagTAGTGTTGTGAGCTACCAAAAGTCCGCCCTCCAAGCAAGGTGAGTGGTGCCTAAGACTCACAAAAGTCTGCCCTTGGAAGTATGAATATTGGAAATGGACTCCAAAAAGTCCGCCATGATAAGTGTACCCCTCAAACTCTGCCCTCTTCGTGGTTGAGTTCCAAGCCTTCAAGAAAGTCTGCCCAAGCATTATGATGGAGCAGCCAAGAGTGGTGACAGGAGGTATAGAAAGTCCGCCTTGGGTGATGAAGGAGTTTCAAGGGTATCATCAAAATCCGCCCTGTGAAGTGAAGAAAAGTTTCCAAGTATTGGCCATGGTGCAAGGAAGTCTCACCAACTCCGCCCAAGTAAGGCACTTAGCTGTTCAAAGTCCGCCCTATGGTGTCAAGGATTATTCCAAGTGTTTGAAGAGGTCATGGTGCAAGGAGGTATTCAAAATCCACCCTATGCTGATGAAGATGTTATGCTTTCAAAGTCCGCTCTATGCTGATGAAGATGTTATGCTTTCAAAGTTTGCCTTAaggtagtgttgtgacgttttcacacatcgccccattgcaaatggggacccatgttttttgctttttagggtttgtttttttaggttttttagggttttgttagttagcctttgcattttgagtgtcgcccaggggatcacatggatagcaagtccggcttgagtgaagtctggaatgtcctgaaaatttggctaagtctgatgtcctgatcctgaaatttgactaagtctgatgtcctgatcctgaaatttgactaagtctggaaactgaaaaacctccaaaaactagattttgcaatataactcctggaggtctgaaaccactctcaaacatcctgaaagtatatatggaatataacttaaagtataagttcttatacttaaatgttatattccataaaaattatcctgatagagagtgcgaaaagtcaaatttcgctcgtgtccttctccaagggtccagagcgaaaagcgctcttgtccctctccaagggaccaaggcgaatcgctcgtgtccctcaccaagggaccacagcgaaaatgcttagttgagccattcctgaccttgtttggacgaatcgagacatcaaaggcatggtgaaggacgaaatgagcatgatagagcatccaaacttgatcaaaaacaacaaaatgatgaagtttttgcctagagggtcaaattcgctcctgtccctcactgaaggaccagagcgaaattcttcataaggtacgatctgggcaaagatcaagcaagttttatgtttgaaggcaagaaaggagatgaattgaacccattgaagacaaattgaagattatcaaacgtcaacaagggacccaaatgcccaagttcgctcctgtccctctccaagggaccagagcgatttttgtcttagacaaatttcttgccaagttacaatgaattccaaggcatggatgaatgaaaggggacattacgagaccgttgaagataaatttggaagctgacgaagtgtgatggagactacaagtacaaattcgctcctgtccctctccaagggaccagggcgatatcttagttatgttgccttttcctccaaattcaagacacTTCAAGGCGAAGTACAAGGTGGCAAAGATGTTTTAAAGCGTCTCAATCAAGCACGAAGCATCAAAGATCACCAAAGTGAAAGATTTGCATCAAGacacctaattcgctcctgtcccttaggaagggaccagagcgaaaattgcataaaggcatagatttcGAAAGTTAAACAAGCATCAAGCCACCAAGAGGAATCaagggacgtcatttcacgcattgaaggtaatggcaagttgaagaatgcaagaacaaactcaaaaccttgaggatcgctcctgtccctctccaagggaccagagcgatgtttattatattggccaattcatgcaaaaatcacgtgaGGTCAAGGTTTTCCAAGGTCGCAAGAGGTCCGAGGCATGATTAGAAGATgatatacaaaggcttcaaacgTTAAACGATCACCAATTTGTATaaagagcctatatcgctcctgtcctttggacaaggaccaaagcgattttcattaaaatacccatgttccttcaaaatcatgacaagGCAAGGGTAGGCGAAGttaaggacgtcctttggaagacaatgaacgaagaacgaagatcaaatgtttgcaaatttgagccaggacactaggatcgctcctgtccctcagcaagGGACcggggcgatatttgccaaaacacatgatatcctttAAAGATCACGTTGAAATAAGGTTGCACAAGGttttaaacatcatttggaaggtgATACAAAGGGAGATAGACGTTAAATATTACCAGTTTGAGCttaaaatggagaaaagacaaggatcgctcctgtccctctccaagggacaagggtgATGATCCTTTAAACATCAAAATGCCTTGTGAAAATCAAGTGGAACAagcatggaatgaacaagcaaGGTTATTATTCACCATACGAGGAAAAGTTGATAtccaaatggagaatttcaagtgaaaacattaggatcgctc contains these protein-coding regions:
- the LOC131858064 gene encoding uncharacterized protein LOC131858064, whose translation is MFVSDAWLGSTYSKRPEAEKIVCIVFDEGFTKSGEELTAVTEPLVRVLRMVDGEGMPMGFIYEAMDRAKEAISHYYRGNTRKCEIFWRIIDRRWTNQLHQPIHAFAYFLNPKFYFFDSFRADEEVMAGVITCFDKMTPDPELRDKVLDELEIYKSAEGDSSHHN